CCCCCACTTACCTCCTCAGGGTTGGGCCTGAGGCTCTGGAGATCCAGGGGGCCCACACCAGCAAGCACTGGAACTACGGTGGCTCTTTGCTGGGGATGGGGACAGGTAGTCAGGGAGGCGTGGAACCCTTCCCTTTACTACCCTAAAATCTCCCACTTGTCATTCAAGCCCCATCTCAATCCCTGCCTGCCCCATAAAGCCTTCCCTACCCTCATCCATCAAGCTGAGCAAAGCTGGCTCACCCCTTCACCCTGGGTCACAGACATCTCAGGATCACAGCCTCCTCTGTCCCTACCCCCAGGGGGTGTGTGGGGATGGCACAAGTGACTGCCAGGCAGGTGCCCAACACTCCTCTGTACTTTTTGTCTGTGGGAGTCCATGACCCCTTTCCTTGTCCCTGGGGTCTGGGATCTTAGCCCAGGTGAGCAGAGTGAGTGAATGGGGTAGGGTGGCCTCAGGGTCAGATGGCTCACCCTGTCATACACAGGTCGCAGCAGGCCCCACACCTGCTCCTCAGATACTGCCAGACCCAGTTCCTCCCTGGTCTCCCGCAGGGCTGTGTGCACCACGTCCTGGTCAGCCGGGTCGCACTTGCCGCCTGGGAAACTGAACAGGCACACGGAGTCTGGTCTTTGGGCTCGGAGGCCATAGAGGGGTGGGAGTGTTAGCAGTGGCAGGGGCAAGTGACCCACCTAAGCATTGCCTGCTTCTGCCCCTAGTTTGCCATGAGGTTCTCACGATCCCTGGAAGCCAATTTACCTCAGGAAGGAACCCTTCCCTTTACTACCCTAAAATCTCCACTTGTCATTCAAGCCCCATCTCAATCCCTGCCTGCCCTACAAAGCCTTCCCCACCCCTGAGTGAAGGGGGTAAGGGAGAGGCCCTGTGCAGCGCAGGACATGAGGTTCAGGCAGCAGGAGCAGTAAGATTCTGGTGCTCTGACACCCAAATTCTGCCTACGGTGGCCCTTGGGGGCGCTGATACTGACCCTAAGATGTCCTTAATTCCCGCCAGGGGGCGGGGCCAGGGCGGGAGGTCACAGCCCCGCCTCACCCCCGCCAGGAGGGGGCCTTCTTAGACAGGGTGACACTGTCGGAGAGAAGTCCCAGCCCGAGGTGGTGTTCGCCAGGACGCGCTTCGAGGGACCTGGAGGGACACGGGTCTGACTCCTCGCCATAGCCTGTGGGTGGACAGGGTCTCCCCAGACCTATTTTGCAGAGGCGGAAACCGAGGCTCGGAGAAGCCAGGCGCCTCGCCCAAGGTCCCTGCTGTCTCCGAGGTTCAGCGTACTCCCGTTGAAGGGCGAGGAGTTCCCGGCCGGTGTACCTGACGTCCCCCTTGTGCCTCCCGGCCAAGCGGCTGGACCGCAACGTGTAGAGCAGCGCCGGGACCCCGCGCACTAAGCAGAGCGGCACTAGCACCGCGGCCGACGCGGGCCGCGCACGAAGACGGGCCGTGGCCCCCGCCAGCAACCTCCGGCAGCGCCGCTCGCCCTCCGCCAACAGGCAGTCCGGTAGCATGTCCGGTCGCGAGCAGCCGGGACACAGAGGACGCCGGGCCGGACGCGGGGAAGGGCAGACTCTCCCGCAGGACCCTCCGGAACCTGGGCGGGCTGGGGGAGGAGCCTTCCAGGAAGCCCCGCCCCATAGGCGAGGGTCTTCTCGGGGCGGGAAATGGGAGAGCGGAGCTGCGCGGAGCCAGAACCAGACGTTACCGCAAGATGGCAGCAAGGGGGCACCTTGGGGTCAATCAAGGAGGCAGGGGACTGAGCTTTAGTTCCGAGGGACGGCGGAGGGGCGCGGCCCGAGGGCGTGGCCGGAAGGGGCGTGGGCCTGGCAGGTTAGGTTTCCGGTAGGGGCGGGCCGACGCTGGGGCTGGCTAGGGTTGCGTCGCCCTCTGTTTTCTCCTGGTTCAGACTCCGTCGCACCAACTCTAGCCTCAGACCCTTGCCCTCCTTTTCCCGCAGTCCAAAGCTGTTCTTCCCTCCTGCCTTGAATCTTGAGGAGATTCCCAAGtccctccttccatcctcacGTTGCCCCCCGTGGTCACTGCCTAACGTGGTTCCTCGCTCTTCCATGGATCCTGGTGGTCTGGGACCAGATGACCCCACCCTTGCATGCAACACTCAAACATGGCAGCTTTGCTCTGTGATTTTAAGCAGGTCCTATGTGTCAACACAAAGCAAGGAGCAGGACTCCAGTGTCCTACCCAGGTTAAATGCAGCAGTTGCCTCAGCTGGTGTCACCACATTTACCATGATCGTGTGCACACAGGGCACCAGATAGAGCTTTGAGATACCTGCAGGGCTTGTGTGGGGACTGGAGTTCATGAGGGCCTCCACCCTGAACCCCCTAGGACAGAAATGCTCTGACCACTCGTGCCAAATGGTTTAATGTTGAGGAGAGAAAAAAGCGTGTTAGGGGCAGTCACCCCACACTCATGGTTGCTGGGATTGGGATGTAGGAGGCCTGGTTCTAAGCCTAGCACAGCCAGAGCTTGCTGTGACTCTGAGTAGGTGCCTCTTTCTCTGGGCTTCCACCTACCCTCTATTCCTTGAGACAGGAAAGTTGAGGGGTGGAAGGGGTGTGTCTCTgcagaggtggggctggagggggtggggcaggggctgaTTCACACACGGAGTATGAGGTCCCAAGTAGAATGGCTTCTACAGGGCTTCCGCCATTACTGAGTCTTGGTCATGTCTTAGGCACACAGTTGTGGGAGATCCCAGCCCATCGGGGAGAGGCAGGCCTCCTTCATCCCTGTTAGCCTGGATGTTGGGGACGGGGTATGGTACCGGTCGGGCCCTTGGGATGCCCAGATGTCTTGGGGCTCCAGGGTACAGACCCTGGTAGGTGAGGGACCTGTAGGTGGCTGTGGCCAACAGAGCCTCGGGTGGGGGCAGCAGCTGATGGTGGAGCTGGGGAGGGGTCATGGAGGTAGAATCTGAAGCCCTGTTGAGGCCTGAGGGGGGAAATGCTGTGAGTAGACCCCAGGCCTCCCCTCATATCCTCATCCCTCATGTCAGGCCAGCCCTGTCCCCTTCTCTGCCCTTCTTGTCCCAAGTTGCCTACCTCCCAGCCTTTGCCCTtgctttctctctgcctggaatttCTTCCCCACCTTCTCCCTTGGTCCAAGCCCTTCCTAGTCACCCAAGCCCAGCTAGGGAGTCACCAGACCTCCCCAGACCACCTCTAGGAAGCCCTACTGATACTTCCTACCTCTGTTCTCAGCATCTGTCCCTACCCTGTTCTCTCTGCTCTGGGCTCTATGTTGTCTCAGGAATTTCTGCCTTCCCCTCGGCATCCACACAGGTGCCCAGTAAGCTTGCTGAGCTCGAGGAAGCCCCTTCCTAGATGCTCTGTGGCCTTGTCCCCTTGCTTCCTGCCCACAGTGCTGGACTGAGGTCTTACCTTTCTCCCTCTCTGTAGCACTCTTCAGGAGACAAGGACTGAGGCTGCTGCGACTCCGGGCTGGGACACCAAGCAGGGGCCGTGGGGTCACAGACCTGCAAAGGGACCAAACAGGAATGGGGAGAGGGCCAAGAGGAGGAACCCAGACCAGGGATCACAGGCAGAGTGTGATGATGGGTCCAGTACAAGTCAGAGGGATGACCCTGACCCTTAGGTCAGGAGCTGAGGCCTCAAAAGAtgcctggggtgggggcaagGCAGGGCCACTGGGCAAAACATCAGGACCAAACAGTACCAGGAGTCCAGGTCATTCTCTCTAAAGCCCTTGGCAAAAGGGTTGCTGGCGATTTTCAGCTGGGTGATCTATAGAGGAGAAAGTGAAATTGTGAGTTGGCTCTGAGCCAGGCTCAGTCACTATGGTCCCCTGGGACCCTCCAGTCAGGAGACCCTGGAACCCAGGCTCTTTGCCCAGGAACCCTGGAGCCTATGGCTGGGCAGGCAGGGGAAGGACTGTGGGCAGATGCCCATGGAGAGAGGAGAGGCCTTGTGGCTCAGTCTGCACCCTCCTGACGTGGGCCAGCAGCTGGTGTATCACAAGCCAGGGCTGACCCACCCGGTGGTTCTGATATGCTGTCACTGCTGTGAACTGGGTCTCTGTGAAGATGAAGGACTTGAAGTTCTCCTGGGCATAGCGTTCACTGTCCTTGCGAGGATCCACGAATACCACATGGAAACGGGGCTGGTAGCGGTGCATGGAGTTGAGAATGATCTGCAGGAGGGCATGGGACAGCTGTGCGGCGGGGGAGGGGGGTACTGCAGGCTCTCTAGGGCTGCAGCCCTTCTCTCCGGGCAGAGGCCTGCCACCCTCTTCCTTCAATGTCAGTGCAGGACCTGAACTTGAGTGCCTACAGTTCTGTGTCGAAAGGCTCCTTTGTGTTTTAACGTCTGTGCAACTTTGCCTTCTCTCACACCCCACACCCACTGTCAGCTTTACCTCCAAAACTATCCAGAATCTGACCACCTCTGCCACCCCGCTGCCTCCATGCTGGCCAGCCCCTGTCCTCTGTCACCTGATTTTCCTGGTTGCCTCCTGgctggcctccctgcctccactttgcccctctgtgcCTGCTCAACACAGCTTCCCTGGCAAGCCACATCAATAGTGCCTGCTTCAGACCTCCCGTAGCTCCCACCTGGCATGGTAAAAGCCAGAGTCAATCACCTTGGCCACTGGAGCTGAACAATCAGCCCGGCCACCTCTAGGCGCTCTCCCACCACCCTATTTCCCCTCCTCACTCCATATTATCCACATGGAAGGCTCCTGGCAACTCCCCCAACTGACCCAACATTCCCTGGCCTCAGGCCTTTGCACTTGCCGTTCACTCTGGCTGGAGCACTCCTCCCTGATATGCATAGGTTCCCCCATCCCTCAGATCCGTTCAAATGTCACTCATCAACTTCCTGAGCTCCCTGAAAGGAACAGCCCCCCTCTGTTTCTGTCATCTTCCtagtctctttttctctttggcaGTTGCTACTGTCTGAGACCCAGTATACAGTGTCTTCTGGATTCCTGGCTTAGCATCTGCCCTGCCCCAGGACGTGAGCCCTGGGAGGGCAGGGATCTTTGTCTGACCAAGTGTCAATAGTGCTATCTTCTGGCACCTACAATGGCCCTATGCTGGACATTTCATATAGTGTCTCCCTCTCCCAGGAGAGGACAATATCTGCCGGAACATCCTTCACCCCCACCCACTTTCCCACCTGCCTGAACAGCCCTATCTGCCATCCAGCCAGGTGAGCTCAGCCCCAGCCTTGGCCATCAGCACTGGACAGAGGTGCCAATACCAAGGCCACTGGGCACTGCAGGTCTAGCCCCAGCTCCAGGCTTCATCACAATCAGGCCCAGCCTCCCCAGCCTGGCCCGGCCCCACCCCACTGCAGCCCAGGCCTCACGTGGCCATTGTCATCCAGCAGGTTGTTGGTCAGCTTGAGCTTATCGAAGGACACGATCTGGCGCATCCACTGGGCACCCTTGGCTGGTGAGTCAGGGTGGAAGTGCACGCGGCCGGGTGTGGCCGGGTCCGCCTTGCCTGCCACCAGCCAGGCCGAGCTGTGGAAAGCATACCTGGGGGCAGAGCAAGGTGGTGAGGGCCACCCCTCTGGGGCCAAGCCTGGGCAGGACGGGGTGAAGAGGCCACCACGGCCACCCAGCCTGGTGGACACCTTGCAGATGAGGAACTTGAGGCTCAGAGAATACCAGCAGGCTCTGAGTTCCCTGCAGCTACACCAGGCTGGTGGGCGTCAGGATTCCCCCGCTTCCCTGGGCTAGACCACTTGGCCCACCCAGGCCAGCACACTGCCCATGTAAGGCTGTTGCACCAGGCTCCCTCCTGCCCCTGGGGGCTGTTGCCCCAGGCTGAACCTCACTGGCTCACCCTGTAGTGCAATAGGGCCTAGTCCCTGGGTCCAGCACCCGATATCTGAGCCTGCTCCCCCAGACAGCCCCAACCTGTATCTCTTGTCGTCCAGTGGGATGAAGTCCATGAGCAGGGCGTAGTCAGCCAGCGTGTCCATGCCCAGGATCTTCACCTGGAAAGTGGGGAACATCCTCCTGTGGGGGGCAGGTGCTCAGTAACCTGGACACGGATGCAGCCCTGGCTCCCGCCCTGCCCCCACTGCCCACACCTGCCCGCCTTGGTGACAATCATCTCCGTTCCCAGCTGGTTGAATTCCTCCCAGAGAGGCCTCATCTCCAGCTGAACTGTCACATTGGACACATGTGGGTTCTTGGGGCACTGCCCACTGGGCCCGGTCACAGTGTGGGTCCCAGTGGAGCTGGTACAAGGGCCTGATGGGAACATGGTCCCCAGTGGGGGCTCCCAGCTGGAGCTGGCCATGGGCAGAGTGCAGGTCTCTGAAGGGATaagtacaccaaagctggcagacAGGAAGCCTGGGGAGAGAGAACAACAGCATGGGCCCCCGACCGCCTCGCCCTTCACCACTCATCATCTAGCCAGCTCTCATCCTTCAGGTTGCCCTGCATGCCTCCTTCTCCAAGAAGCCCTCCCTGACTGCCATCTGTGTTCCCTGGTACCCTACCCCTCGGCATCGCTCCACAAGGCAAATGCTCATTTAAAGTCTTTTTCCCAGCAAGTTCCTCGAGGGTGATGACAGGGTTTGTCTTGCTCCCCAGAGAATTTTTGAGCCATCCTGTGGCTATGTGGCCTTGAGGAAATTGTTTCACCTcctagagcctcagtttccacaactGTCTTGAGAGGTTCCtaatacctacctcatagggcCTAGGTGAGGCTCGGTGATGACACACACAGGGCCAGGTGTGCAGTGGGCCCTTCATAAACGGCACTTGTTCTAGATGACATGCATGTGAGGTGTGGGGAGGGGGTCTTTCCAAGCTCTGTGGAGACCCAGCTGCCTGGTACTACTTAACTAACAGCTGCATAACGATGGAGGGGTCAAAGGTCACCGACAGTCACTGACCCCCTGCCCTTGGTATGTGACTGTTAAGGAGAGCTGAGCTGAGAAGAGCCCTCTGTCAACCACAAATTGTCCATCCCTGATCTTGAGAATCTGCTCAAATCTTGTCTCCAGAAGCCTATCCTAACATCTCTTTctctggttttctttcctttcttttcttccttccttctttctttctttctcctctcccttcccttcctctttccttccttccttccttccttccttccttccttccttccttccttccttccttccttccttccttccttccttccttctttctttctttcttctcctctcccttcccttcccttcccttcccttctttctttctcccttcccttccctttttttttgagaccgtctcaagctgttgccccaggtagagttctgtgacatcacagctcacagcaacctcaaagtcctgggcccaagtaattctcttgcctcagcctccaaggtagctgggactacaggagcctgccacaacgcccagctatttttggccccggactggattcgaacctgtcagttccagtgtatgtggctggccccccagccacctgagctacagacaccaagcctctctttgctctttttttttttgtagaaacacagtctcactttactgccctcggtagagtgccatgacgtcacaggactcacagcaacctccagctcctgggcttaggcgattctcttgcctcagcctcccaagcagctggaactacaggcgcccgccacaacgcccggctatttttggttgcagtttggccggggctgggtttgaacctgccaccctcggtatatggggccggcgccctactcactgagccacaggcaccgcccgattttgataattttgttacatttcttcctttgaattttcacacaacattatctttttttttttttcttgagacagagtctcactatgtcgcccttgacagaatgctgtggcgtcacagctcacagcaacctcaaactcttgggcacgagtgatcctcctgcctcagcctcccaagcagctgggactacaggtgcccaccacaacacccagctatttttttgttgcagtttggccggggctggttttgaactaccctcggtatatggggccagcgccctgctcactgagccacaggcgccgccctctttgcTCTTTTGTAAAGATCCTGTCTTTGGATCCTGGTACAAGCTTTGGCCACAACCTTTACCACCCTCTATCCTctggtttaagaaaaaaaaaatcctaaccaCAGTAAGGTACTGTTTTCCACCAGTGGAGGTAGCTAtcaaaaagaaactggaaagcaacatgtgctggtgaggatgtgaagaaattgtgGCCctgtgcattgctggtgggagtgtggATGATGCAGCTGCCGTGGAAGACGGCATGGTTGTTCCTCATAAAACGAAAAAGAGAAATACCGTATGACCCAGAAACTCCACCTCTGAAAGAAGGAACCTAAAGAAATATTTGCACATctatgttcacagcagcattatttacaataaccaaaaggtggaagcaacccaagtgtctgtCTAAGGatgatggataaacaaaatgtgctagCCAGGGGTAGGAGGCCGAGGCacaaggatcccttgaggtcaggagtcccagtccagcctgggcaagagtgagatcctgtctgtactaaaaatacaaacactagccggacattgtggtgggtgcctgtagtcccacctaattgaacccaagagtttcaggttactgtgagttatgacaccacggcactctaccaacagtgacacagtcagactctgtctcaaaaaaataaaagtgctatGTACAGACAAGGGAATATtatttattcagccttaaaaaggaaggacattctgacACAGGCTGCAGCATGGATGGATTTGAGGACATGATGCTCAGTGAAATGAACCAGACCCAAAGACAAATAGTGTGTGTTCCTGCAAATTCAGAGAAACAAAGCTGAATGGCGATTACCCAGGGCTGGAGAAGAGGAAATGAAGAGTTGGTTTAATGGGGACAGTTTTGCAAGAAGCAAAAAGTTCCAGAGATGGATGGTGGCAAGTGTTGCACCTATGTGAAAGTACTTAATGCCACTTAACTGTTACTTAAAAATGGTGaggtggtaaattttatgttacatatattttaccacaattaaatattttttaatgagggGAATGGGTGAATGGGGGAgtggatagagggaaggagggagggggatgagggTCATAATGtgtgacacacttcttggggtgggacacagttataagagggactttaccggcttggtgcccctagcacagtgattatggcaccagccacatacaccaagtgtggcgggttcgaacccagcccagaccaactAAACggcaatgacaactccaacaaaaaatagcggggcattgtggcaggtgcctgtagtcccagctacttgggaggctggcaagagaatcacttaagcccaagagtttgaggttgctgtgagctgtgatgctacggcactctactgagggtgacatagtgagattctgtctcaaagaaaaaaaagagggactttatctaacaaatgcaaccagtgtagcctggttctttatacccttaaggaatccccaacaataaaaaaaaaaaaatttaatgaaaaaatttctgaaaaataacacTATTATTTTATAGCAGCCCCGTAAGGGGTGGAGGACCTGATGAGGCCATGGAAGCCACAGTGGCCAGGAGTCAGGGGACAAGGTCTCCTTCCCAGCAGTGCCCCTAGCTGAGCAGCCTGGAGGGAGGGGTGTTTTCACAACTGCAGAACTCTGGGATCCCCTGAGCAGAGGGGCAGAGACTGGTGTTGGAGAGATGGGTGGACCAATagacagatgggtgcagggagaTCCCCGGGAAGCTAGACCACCTAATGAGCTCCAGGTGGACAGTGCCTGGCTGGAGCTGGCCTTAAAAAGTGCCTGGTGtaccgggcacggtggctcacgcgtgtaatcccagcacttaggaggctgaggcagatggattgcctgagctcacgagttcaagaccaacctgagaaagagtgagatcccatctctaaaaagaaaatagccgggcgcagtggcaggcatctatagtcccagctacctgggaggctgaggcaagagaatcacttgaacccaaaagcttgaggttgctgtgagctaagatcccacagcactctaccaagggtgacaaaatgaggctcCGTCtccaacaaatagaaaaacaagtgcCTGGTGAGAGGGAGGAGCCCAGGGCTCAGGCTGTGTCCTCAGCAGCCCTGAGCCCCCTGTGTGAGAAGTGGCACCTTCCCCTGGGACTCTGCAGTCCAGGTGGGGGGGGTCTGTCCGAGAGGGCTGGACCACATCAGGTCTGAGCACCATGGGGCAGGACAGATGGAAGGGCTGATGACCTCCACCACTAGGGGCCAGGCCATCAGAGGGGTAACTGCTTGTCACTTAGCTGTCCCATTGGAGCCAGTATGATGTCATCTAGCAGTTGATGCCAGCCCCCAGGGTCCATGGTGATGGGTCCCAAGGGCAGGGACTTGTGGCTTTAATGGGCCTCAGGGCTTGATAGGTGGTCACTGGCTCCCAAGTCTTCTATGGCCCACCCCTGTCCATCCCAAAGTGCCACCCGTCAGTACTTTCAGGAACTCTGGGGAGGGGTCTGTCCTCTGCTCAGTCCCATCAGAAGTCAGCACACCCAGGGGCCAGATATGACAATTCCCCAGAGGCTGGAATGTCCAGTCTGGAAGGGAGTTAGAGGCTTCTAAGTCAAGCCCCCCACTCTGACGTTCAAGGGGCCGAGGTCCAGAGAGTGCATCAGAGAGGCATAGGGTCACACACGCCTGACAGCCCTCATCTCCCAGGAATGGCTTGGTCTCCTTGTCCCTCGGCACCCCCATAATCACACTTGGCAGCTATGAGTCCTGCCCTGGCAGGATCTGAGGCCTCAGCCTGAGGCATCTCTGCCCCACCCTCCTGCCCAGGGCCTAGGACCAGGGGGGCTTTCTCATTTccctccctgcccacccacccTGAGGCCTGAGCCCACCTAAATGGCCACCCTAAATTGCCCACAGCATACCTGCCATGGAGACAGACAGGATGTCCAGCTCCTGGAGAAATAcggttcagctggggctgggctgtggCTGCCAGCCAGGGGACCCCACCTGCCAGGAGGGGTTGTCTCCTCTCCGGGTCTCCTGGTCCGCTCAGCACCACAAGTGAGACCCGAGACCTCACGCAGTACCCAGGCTCTTAGCAGGACTGTCCTTGCCTCCTTGATCACCGTCTATCCACATTCCCAGGTCGTGGTTTTCCCACTTAAGCAGGACACCTGGTCTCTGCAGGTGGATGCTGGCCCTGGCGTCTGCAGGTCCCCTTCTCCAAGCCACTCTCAGACTGTGCTGTTTTGAGGCCACCTCCTGGACTGGATCAGCTCCAGGGGTGGGTGCTGCATGGGAGGAGGGCAGGTGGAaagcttccctctcctccctcctcaccctccatcTGTATGTCCCTCCCTCTCCAGCTCAGAGCCCCAGGCCATTCCCAATCAGATCAATGGGCCCAGGCAGGGGGTGAggggagtgggggatgggggtgAAGTGTCCAGAGGGGCCCCCAGCCTGGTTGACTGGAGGGCCTGGGCCCACGAGGCCTTGGGGAGGTTGGAAGGCAGCAGATCCGGGGCTGAATGGCGGAGGCAATGTCCCCTCACCGGAACTTGGACCCCTGACCCAGGCAGCCTGGGGGGCGGGAGGGTGCAGCTGGTGTGAAGCTGGGAACACGAGGGGCCAGCAGCAAGTGTTGCCTTCAGTGCAGAGCCCCCTGACTGGGCAACAGAAGCCCAGATCCTCCCAACAGCTCATCCCTGAGCTCTATAATGACACTGGCAGGTCCCTAcagtctctgtgcctcagtttccacaactGGCCTAAGTGCATAATCTCTTCTGCCTGGAATGGTCTAGCACAGCCCAGAGCTGGGAGCAGTGCACGGCTGCGGGTGGAAACCCCGAGGCTGGCCCAGGTCAGAGGTGAGTGTCCACTCTGCCTGTGGGTCTTTCCCGTCTCTCCAGCCTGACTGAGCACCTTCTGCAGGTTGCCCCAGCCTGTCCTGGGGCTGGGCACATGAGCGACACCTTGATCCCTGGTCAAGAAGGCAGAGGAGTGGAGCGCCCCCTCAGCTGCTGCTGCCCCTTGGCTGAGAGTGCCTTTGGCCATCTGACCCTTGCCAAAGGGGCCATCTGGCTGGACCACCACAGGTCAGCCCCATCTGGGAAGGAGCACCCTGGCTATCTTCCAGACCAGAGCccctagcctgggccaggtatCCTCTAAGCCAGTGAGACTACCTTCATCTTTTCCAGAGCCCTGTGCTGGGGACGTTGGGTGGGAGGGGCTGCTTCTCTCTGAGTGTGGCCCTTGGGCCCTCCTGGGTCCTTGTGCCGGAGCAGACCTTGTCCCTGCAGCCTTGGGTTATCTGTGGCTCAGTCCCCTATGTACCAGACTGCAGCCTGCAGAGCTGGCCGGGATCCCACGGGGAGAGGGTGGGCTGGCACCAGGGccatgggaaggaaggaaggccaaCCCCCAGCACAGACCCATGCCCAGCTGTGTGGGGAAAGGCTGCTATCAGCTCTGGGGGTTGCTGCCAGGCAAGATGGGGATACTCTACATGAGATGGAGGGGCTCCACAGCTCCTAGAGTAACCCAGGGAGATATGGCCATGCCACCACTGTCCCAGGACTCACAGTGTGGTAGGTGGGAAATTGGGATGGGCAAGTGATGAAGGGGCTGGGAATCTGACCAGTATTGGTGGCTCCTTGTTAGCAGAGACTCCCAGCAGCAGGCCAGCCTGGAGTTCTGTTGGCTCCTGACATGCATGCACACACCTTTGATCTGTGTTATGggaaacacacacacgtgcacacgaGCACACTGACCCAAGCTAAGCAACATGCACCCACACACACTCAGAAGCCTTCAGGCCCACCACCACGCTGGGGCACACATGTGCGTGCTC
This is a stretch of genomic DNA from Nycticebus coucang isolate mNycCou1 chromosome 14, mNycCou1.pri, whole genome shotgun sequence. It encodes these proteins:
- the NUDT8 gene encoding mitochondrial coenzyme A diphosphatase NUDT8 isoform X3; its protein translation is MLPDCLLAEGERRCRRLLAGATARLRARPASAAVLVPLCLVRGVPALLYTLRSSRLAGRHKGDVSFPGGKCDPADQDVVHTALRETREELGLAVSEEQVWGLLRPVYDRQRATVVPVLAGVGPLDLQSLRPNPEEVDEVFVLPLAHLLQTQNQGYTHFCRGGHFSYTLPVFLHGPHRVWGLTAVITEFTLQLLAPSTYQSVLATPELPRG
- the NUDT8 gene encoding mitochondrial coenzyme A diphosphatase NUDT8 isoform X2, translated to MLPDCLLAEGERRCRRLLAGATARLRARPASAAVLVPLCLVRGVPALLYTLRSSRLAGRHKGDVRSLEARPGEHHLGLGLLSDSVTLSKKAPSWRGFPGGKCDPADQDVVHTALRETREELGLAVSEEQVWGLLRPVYDRQRATVVPVLAGVGPLDLQSLRPNPEEVDEVFVLPLAHLLQTQNQGYTHFCRGGHFSYTLPVFLHGPHRVWGLTAVITEFTLQLLAPSTYQSVLATPELPRG
- the NUDT8 gene encoding mitochondrial coenzyme A diphosphatase NUDT8 isoform X1, with amino-acid sequence MLPDCLLAEGERRCRRLLAGATARLRARPASAAVLVPLCLVRGVPALLYTLRSSRLAGRHKGDVRYTGRELLALQREYAEPRRQQGPWARRLASPSLGFRLCKIGLGRPCPPTGYGEESDPCPSRSLEARPGEHHLGLGLLSDSVTLSKKAPSWRGFPGGKCDPADQDVVHTALRETREELGLAVSEEQVWGLLRPVYDRQRATVVPVLAGVGPLDLQSLRPNPEEVDEVFVLPLAHLLQTQNQGYTHFCRGGHFSYTLPVFLHGPHRVWGLTAVITEFTLQLLAPSTYQSVLATPELPRG
- the NUDT8 gene encoding mitochondrial coenzyme A diphosphatase NUDT8 isoform X4; its protein translation is MGRGFLEGSSPSPPRFRRVLRESLPFPASGPASSVSRLLATGHATGLPVGGGRAALPEVAGGGHGPSSCAARVGRGASAALLSARGPGAALHVAVQPLGREAQGGRQQRATVVPVLAGVGPLDLQSLRPNPEEVDEVFVLPLAHLLQTQNQGYTHFCRGGHFSYTLPVFLHGPHRVWGLTAVITEFTLQLLAPSTYQSVLATPELPRG
- the TBX10 gene encoding T-box transcription factor TBX10, which encodes MAGFLSASFGVLIPSETCTLPMASSSWEPPLGTMFPSGPCTSSTGTHTVTGPSGQCPKNPHVSNVTVQLEMRPLWEEFNQLGTEMIVTKAGRRMFPTFQVKILGMDTLADYALLMDFIPLDDKRYRYAFHSSAWLVAGKADPATPGRVHFHPDSPAKGAQWMRQIVSFDKLKLTNNLLDDNGHIILNSMHRYQPRFHVVFVDPRKDSERYAQENFKSFIFTETQFTAVTAYQNHRITQLKIASNPFAKGFRENDLDSWSVTPRPLLGVPARSRSSLSPCLLKSATEREKGLNRASDSTSMTPPQLHHQLLPPPEALLATATYRSLTYQGLYPGAPRHLGIPRARPVPYPVPNIQANRDEGGLPLPDGLGSPTTVCLRHDQDSVMAEAL